Proteins encoded within one genomic window of Lagenorhynchus albirostris chromosome 9, mLagAlb1.1, whole genome shotgun sequence:
- the LOC132526556 gene encoding small nuclear ribonucleoprotein Sm D3-like: MNTGEVYRGKLIEAEDNMSCRMSDITVTYRDGRVAQLEQVYIHGSKIRFLILPDMLKTTPMLKSMKNKPKAQGRSGKGCYSEGPRGRKRERTWKHLPESKINLSVGQNFALIFFF, translated from the coding sequence ATGAACACTGGTGAGGTGTATCGAGGGAAGCTCATTGAAGCTGAGGACAACATGAGCTGCCGGATGTCCGACATCACAGTCACGTACAGAGATGGCCGAGTGGCACAGCTGGAGCAGGTGTACATCCATGGCAGCAAGATCCGCTTTCTGATTTTGCCTGACATGCTGAAAACCACACCCATGTTAAAGAGCATGAAAAATAAACCCAAGGCTCAGGGCCGGTCGGGGAAAGGCTGCTATTCTGAAGGCCCCAGAGgccgcaagagggagaggacgtGGAAACATCTTCCAGAATCGAAGATAAATTTATCTGTTGGACAGAACTTtgcccttatttttttcttttag